A section of the Saccharomyces paradoxus strain CBS432 chromosome XII sequence genome encodes:
- the FRE1 gene encoding ferric/cupric-chelate reductase (Ferric reductase and cupric reductase~similar to YLR214W): MIGIRVLLCLFISFVAMVQSSATLVSTSCVSQASLYQFGCSSTKSQSCYCKNVNWLGSVTACAYENAKSNKTLDSTLMKLAAQCSSIKVYTLEDMKNIYLNASNYLRAPVKSDKKVLVNQPLMANETAYHYYYEENYGVHLNLMRSQWCAWGLVFFWAVVLTVATIFNIVKRVFGKNIIANSVKKSLIYPSVYKDYHERTFYLWKHLPFNFPTRGKGLVVLIFVILTILSLSFGHNIKLPHPYDRPRWRRSMAFVSRRADLMAIALFPVVYLFGIRNNPFIPITGLSFSTFNFYHKWSAYVCFMLAVVHSIVMTASGVKRGVYQRLVSKFYFRWGIVATILMSVIIFQSEKVFRNKGYEIFLLIHKAMNIMFIIAMYYHCHTLGWMGWIWSMAGILCFDRFCRIVRIVMNGGLKTATLSTTDDSSVIKISVKKPRFFKYQVGAFAYMYFLSPKSAWFYSFQSHPFTVLSERHRDPNNPNQLTMYVKANKGITRVLLSKVLSAPNHTVDCKIFLEGPYGVTVPHMAKVKRNLVGVAAGLGVAAIYPHFVECLRLPSTDQLQHKFYWIVNDLSHLKWFENELQWLRERNCEVSVIFTGSSSSVEDTNSDDSTKGFDDKEDSEITVTCLNKRPDLKELVRSEIKLSELDNNNITFYSCGPATFNDDFRDAVVQGIDSSLKIDVELEEESFTW; this comes from the coding sequence ATGATTGGAATCCGTGTGTTACTCTGCTTATTTATATCGTTTGTTGCCATGGTGCAATCGAGTGCCACACTTGTGAGTACTTCATGTGTTTCCCAAGCTTCATTATACCAATTTGGATGTTCTAGTACTAAATCTCAAAGTTGCTACTGTAAAAATGTCAATTGGCTGGGCTCAGTGACTGCATGTGCCTATGAAAATGCTAAATCTAATAAAACGCTAGACAGTACCTTAATGAAACTGGCTGCTCAATGTTCAAGCATCAAAGTTTACACTCTAGAGGAcatgaagaatatttatttgaatgCATCGAATTATTTAAGAGCTCCTGTGAAAAGTGATAAAAAAGTTCTGGTCAACCAACCTCTGATGGCAAACGAGACCGCAtaccattattattacGAAGAGAATTATGGTGTTCATCTTAACCTAATGCGTTCTCAATGGTGCGCTTGGGGTctcgttttcttttgggCGGTCGTGCTTACTGTGGCCACTATTTTCAACATCGTGAAAAGGGTGTTTGGCAAGAACATTATTGCAAACTCCGTAAAAAAATCACTTATTTATCCTTCCGTTTACAAAGACTACCATGAACgaactttttatttatggAAGCATCTACCATTTAATTTTCCAACTAGGGGCAAGGGTCTCGTTGTAttaatttttgttattttaaCCATACTATCCCTCAGTTTTGGTCATAATATCAAGCTTCCACACCCATATGATAGACCCAGATGGAGAAGAAGCATGGCTTTTGTGAGTCGTAGAGCAGACTTAATGGCTATTGCACTTTTCCCTGTAGTCTATCTGTTCGGAATAAGAAATAATCCCTTCATTCCTATAACAGgtctttccttttctacATTTAATTTCTATCATAAATGGTCTGCTTACGTTTGTTTTATGTTGGCTGTTGTCCACTCAATCGTAATGACGGCCTCTGGAGTGAAAAGAGGAGTATATCAACGTTTGGTTAGTAAATTCTACTTTAGGTGGGGTATAGTGGCAACGATATTGATGTCCGtgattatttttcaaagtgaaaaagtatTTAGAAATAAAGGGTATGAGATTTTCCTTCTTATTCATAAGGCTATGAATATTATGTTCATTATTGCCATGTATTATCATTGTCATACTCTGGGATGGATGGGTTGGATTTGGTCAATGGCTGGTATTTTATGCTTTGATAGATTCTGCAGAATTGTCAGAATCGTTATGAATGGTGGCTTGAAAACTGCTACCTTGAGTACCACAGATGATTCCAGCGTTATTAAAATTTCAGTAAAAAAACCAAGATTCTTCAAATACCAAGTAGGAGCTTTCGCATACATGTATTTCTTATCACCAAAAAGTGCATGGTTCTATAGTTTTCAATCACACCCATTCACAGTACTATCGGAACGACATCGTGATCCAAACAACCCGAATCAATTGACCATGTACGTAAAGGCAAATAAAGGTATCACTCGGGTTTTATTGTCGAAAGTTCTAAGTGCTCCAAATCACACGGTTGATTGCAAAATATTTCTGGAAGGTCCATATGGTGTAACAGTGCCACATATGGCtaaagtaaaaagaaacttgGTGGGTGTAGCCGCTGGTTTGGGTGTTGCAGCTATTTATCCGCACTTTGTTGAGTGTTTACGACTACCATCTACTGATCAACTTCAGCATAAATTTTACTGGATCGTCAATGACCTATCGCATTTAAAATggtttgaaaatgaattgCAGTGGTTAAGGGAGAGAAATTGTGAAGTTTCAGTCATATTCACCGGTTCTAGTTCTAGTGTTGAGGACACAAATTCAGATGACAGTACAAAAGGTTTTgatgataaagaagataGCGAAATCACTGTTACATGTCTCAATAAAAGACCCGATTTGAAAGAACTAGTGCGCTCGGAAATAAAACTCTCAGAGCTagacaataataatattaccTTTTATTCGTGCGGGCCAGCAACGTTTAACGATGATTTTAGAGACGCAGTCGTCCAAGGTATAGATTCCTCCTTGAAGATTGACGTTgaactagaagaagagagtTTTACATGGTAA
- the CDC123 gene encoding cell proliferation protein CDC123 (Protein involved in nutritional control of the cell cycle~similar to YLR215C) — MRVSREQLSRKLFIMRSQEYATFVDIPVTRAQIEHCSYSFWSSLYPKYVPKSIVMKSLPKKFIQYLKQDGIKLPQEENSRSVYTEEIIRNEDNDYSDWEDDEDTATEYVQEVEPLIDFPELHQQLKDALNELGAVAPKLNWSAPRDATWILPNNTMKCNEVNEVYLLLNASNYIMHDLQRAFEGCADGDDVKGFKYDLVLRQWCDMNPALEFRVFVKNTHIVGATQRDLNYYDYLDELSDTFKDLIDEMVHDVVLPKFPDKSFVLDVYIPRPFNEIFIVDINPFARKTDSLLFSWNEIAAIAPAKDVIEDYELRLVTRHNTGRFASKEHSENHVPQDLVEASLNPEAIRELTQKWKELLSQQAEEESSNSENEA, encoded by the coding sequence ATGCGTGTGTCCAGAGAGCAACTGTCTCGCAAATTATTTATAATGCGCTCACAAGAATATGCAACTTTTGTAGATATACCAGTAACAAGAGCTCAGATTGAGCACTGCTCATACTCGTTTTGGTCATCACTATATCCTAAATATGTGCCAAAATCCATAGTAATGAAATCcttaccaaaaaaattcattcaatatttgaaaCAAGATGGTATCAAGTTGCCGCAAGAGGAAAACTCCAGGTCGGTGTACACcgaagaaataataagaaatgaagataacgaCTATAGTGATTgggaagatgatgaagatacCGCCACCGAATATGTCCAAGAAGTTGAGCCATTAATAGATTTTCCAGAATTACACCAGCAATTAAAGGATGCATTGAACGAATTAGGAGCAGTGGCTCCTAAGTTGAATTGGTCAGCACCAAGAGACGCTACTTGGATTTTGCCGAATAATACTATGAAGTGTAACGAGGTAAATGAAGTTTACCTACTTTTGAACGCATCCAATTATATAATGCATGATCTTCAAAGAGCATTTGAAGGTTGCGCGGACGGGGATGACGTAAAAGGATTTAAATATGACTTGGTACTTAGACAATGGTGTGATATGAACCCAGCACTAGAATTTAGGGTCTTCGTTAAGAATACTCATATCGTCGGGGCCACCCAACGTGATTTAAATTATTATGACTATTTAGATGAACTGTCAGATACCTTCAAGGATCTCATTGATGAGATGGTTCATGATGTTGTCCTGCCCAAGTTTCCTGACAAAAGTTTCGTTCTCGACGTTTATATTCCAAGAcctttcaatgaaattttcattgttgATATAAATCCGTTTGCCAGGAAGACAGattctttgcttttttcaTGGAACGAGATTGCTGCGATAGCACCTGCGAAAGATGTCATCGAGGATTATGAACTGAGGTTAGTGACGAGGCATAACACTGGTAGATTCGCTTCAAAAGAGCATTCCGAAAACCATGTGCCGCAGGATCTTGTAGAAGCCAGTTTAAATCCTGAAGCAATTCGAGAGCTGACGCAAAAATGGAAGGAACTACTTTCTCAACAAGCTGAGGAAGAAAGTAGCAATAGCGAGAATGAAGCCTAG
- the CPR6 gene encoding peptidylprolyl isomerase CPR6 (Peptidyl-prolyl cis-trans isomerase (cyclophilin)~similar to YLR216C), whose product MARPKTFFDISIGGKPQGRLVFELYNDIVPQTAENFLKLCEGNAGMAKTKSDIPLSYKGSIFHRVIKDFMCQFGDFTNFNGTGGESIYGEKFEDENFTVKHDKPFLLSMANAGPNTNGSQAFITCVPTPHLDGKHVVFGEVIQGKRIVRLIENQQCDQENNKPLRDVKIDNCGVLPDDYQVPEDAEATPTDEYGDNYEDILKQDEKVDLKNFDTVLKAIETVKNIGTEQFKKQNYSVALEKYIKCDKFLKEYFPEDLEKEQIEKINQLKVSIPLNIAICALKLKDYKQVLVAASEVLYAEAADEKAKAKALYRRGLAYYHVNDTDMALNDLEMATTFQPNDAAILKAIQDTKLKTKQQNEKAKKSLSKMFS is encoded by the coding sequence ATGGCTAGGCCtaaaacattttttgatatttctaTCGGAGGCAAGCCTCAAGGCCGTTTAGTTTTTGAGTTGTACAATGACATAGTGCCTCAAACGgctgaaaattttttgaagctGTGCGAAGGAAATGCTGGAATGGCAAAGACCAAATCTGATATACCATTATCATACAAGGGTTCCATTTTCCATAGAGTTATCAAAGACTTTATGTGTCAATTTGGTGATTTCACTAATTTTAATGGTACTGGTGGTGAAAGCATATAcggtgaaaaatttgaggatgaaaattttactGTTAAGCATGATAAACCATTCCTTCTATCCATGGCTAACGCTGGTCCAAATACAAACGGCTCCCAAGCTTTCATAACCTGTGTTCCTACACCTCATTTGGACGGGAAGCACGTTGTGTTTGGTGAAGTCATTCAAGGTAAAAGAATTGTTCGcttgattgaaaatcaacaatgtgaccaagaaaacaacaagCCATTGCGTGATGTAAAGATTGACAATTGTGGCGTGTTGCCTGACGATTATCAAGTACCAGAGGATGCGGAAGCCACACCAACAGATGAGTACGGTGATAATTACgaagatattttgaaacaagACGAAAAAGTTGACCTGAAGAATTTCGACACTGTCTTGAAAGCTATCGAAACAGTAAAGAACATTGGTACCGAACAGTTcaagaaacaaaactaTTCGGTAGCTTTAGAGAAATATATCAAATGTGATAAATTCTTGAAAGAGTATTTCCCAGAAGATTTGGAGAAGgaacaaattgaaaaaatcaatcaaCTGAAAGTATCCATTCCATTGAATATTGCCATCTGCGCCCTTAAGTTGAAAGATTACAAGCAAGTATTAGTAGCAGCATCAGAGGTGCTATATGCCGAAGCCGCTGACGAAAAAGCTAAAGCCAAAGCTTTATACCGTCGTGGCCTGGCCTATTACCATGTTAATGACACAGATATGGCCCTCAATGACCTCGAAATGGCTACCACTTTCCAACCAAACGACGCCGCCATCTTGAAAGCCATTCAAGACACTAAATTAAAAACGAAGcaacaaaatgaaaaggcCAAGAAGtctctttcaaagatgTTCTCCTGA
- the COA4 gene encoding Coa4p (Twin Cx(9)C protein involved in cytochrome c oxidase organization~similar to YLR218C) has protein sequence MSETGETSEYYKQALEEYKEVQEDEDPDAWDTRISKTGCYVENLALQLCHAETGDWRQCFNEMTLFRKCWEQNGNRERVSTVDVDGTTSKGSEKEK, from the coding sequence ATGAGTGAAACTGGTGAAACTTCAGAATATTACAAACAGGCGTTGgaagaatataaagaagttcaagaagacgaagacCCGGATGCATGGGACACGAGAATATCCAAGACCGGATGCTACGTAGAGAACCTTGCATTACAGCTGTGTCATGCCGAAACAGGCGACTGGAGGCAGTGTTTCAATGAGATGACGTTATTTAGGAAGTGTTGGGAACAGAATGGTAATAGAGAGCGCGTAAGCACGGTTGACGTGGATGGGACGACCAGTAAGGGCTCGGAAAAGGAGAagtga
- the MSC3 gene encoding Msc3p (similar to YLR219W) has product MVFGFSKRDRRVPDLSRYDYYYQNHEDYNKSPQLSAAAASAASAASPDRTNYSRSHSLVSHAPPISKQRGSVKATGRRLSTSSAVPPSSRGAGKQYSQKTYSLRSQRSGEYHMHPPGYATNGSRMNSMTSGANARRNYGKNKSASGNNNDSRANSITVKTTQVTDPSGRTQSITKKTIRKINGYEYVETTTTTKNLVPVGDSQRHFDEFSENYMLQDDDILEEQTSDNIHDIMEENETDNENPHSPISASHLPDGSEPAVEKPDFPPGSYFHHKYSTDVMPLEEESSLSNFSDALDYIPPTHQSSTKHIHNKRNQTSTTRRKKRPPVMKNVEAEAKKPLTEAEMYLKALEVAKRNVYHTDAPSNIASAPLGSNKPRKSRMGQKMTLRSSNDPPTTTAKFAKSDVEVQPKRFTSSFFNRNARSGPHEVHNHSVVSNSKSDKVVEPVPEPKSANTGLTDKEMYDQALKIAQARYYNSHGIQPEAIDNGAAAAKPGQIGVSHSVPSGGVSLNKQHYSGESEIPVQSEVHEYEPVPLQKTKTAGSSKNKFKTMFDKVLQFSQENYGYQHKKDQGEQDLVSHNAEESFQAASTSENVPTARSSSDDGVTANPVAADSLSPLQQQTDSTTASSNGQSQGNIPAPTVASTTRTRSPEQQETIKSSSSLLQDQTPQRQEDATDPTTSTNELSVAEPTTSHTMPTDTPIISQPTIATSTHTTKTIQAQVIPTKHKKPSFFTKLFKKKSSR; this is encoded by the coding sequence ATGGTATttggtttttcaaagaggGATAGGAGGGTACCTGACTTGTCCAGGTACGATTACTACTATCAGAACCACGAAGATTATAACAAAAGCCCCCAGCTctctgctgctgctgcctCTGCTGCTTCTGCCGCATCACCGGATCGAACCAATTATTCAAGGTCGCACTCGCTGGTTAGCCATGCACCTCCAATATCGAAACAAAGAGGTTCGGTGAAGGCAACAGGGAGAAGGCTCTCTACATCCTCCGCCGTTCCGCCATCATCCAGGGGAGCAGGTAAGCAGTATTCACAGAAGACGTACTCGCTGAGGTCACAGAGGAGTGGGGAGTATCATATGCATCCACCGGGTTACGCCACCAATGGGAGCCGTATGAACTCTATGACATCTGGTGCCAATGCTAGAAGAAACTACGGCAAGAACAAATCCGCGAGCGGTAACAATAACGATTCAAGGGCCAACTCTATCACCGTAAAGACTACACAAGTGACAGACCCCTCGGGAAGAACTCAATCAATTACTAAAAAGACaataaggaaaataaatggATATGAATATGTGGAAACCACGACTACGACAAAGAATCTGGTTCCAGTAGGTGATTCGCAGCGTCATTTCGATGAATTTAGTGAAAACTACATGTTGCAAGATGATGACATCTTAGAGGAACAAACGAGCGATAACATTCACGATATAATGGAGGAAAACGAAACAGATAACGAAAATCCGCATTCTCCCATAAGTGCAAGTCATTTACCGGATGGTTCAGAACCAGCCGTGGAAAAACCAGATTTCCCGCCTGGATCGTATTTTCACCATAAGTATTCTACAGACGTTATGCctttagaagaagaaagcaGTCTATCCAATTTCAGTGACGCATTAGATTATATTCCCCCCACCCATCAGTCCAGTACTAAACATATTCATAATAAAAGGAACCAAACATCGACgacaagaaggaagaaaagaccGCCCGTTATGAAAAACGTAGAAGCGGAGGCTAAGAAACCATTAACTGAAGCAGAAATGTATCTTAAGGCCTTAGAGGTTGCCAAAAGAAACGTGTATCACACGGATGCTCCTTCAAATATTGCTTCAGCCCCACTCGGGAGCAACAAACCCAGGAAAAGTAGGATGGGCCAAAAAATGACTTTGAGAAGCAGTAATGATCCTCCAACGACTACTGCTAAATTTGCCAAATCTGACGTCGAGGTTCAACCAAAAAGATTTACAAGCTCTTTCTTTAATAGAAATGCTAGAAGTGGCCCTCATGAAGTGCACAATCATTCGGTGGTTTCGAATTCTAAATCGGATAAGGTAGTAGAGCCGGTACCAGAGCCTAAGAGTGCAAACACAGGGCTAACAGATAAAGAGATGTATGATCAGGCTTTGAAAATCGCACAAGCTAGGTATTACAACTCTCATGGCATTCAACCTGAAGCGATCGATAATGGCGCCGCGGCCGCTAAACCTGGCCAGATCGGCGTTAGCCATTCGGTACCTAGTGGAGGTGTCTCGCTCAATAAACAACATTATTCAGGGGAATCTGAAATTCCAGTCCAGAGCGAAGTGCATGAATACGAGCCCGTTCCATTGCAGAAGACAAAAACAGCCGgttcttccaaaaataagTTCAAAACTATGTTTGACAAAGTGCTGCAATTCTCTCAAGAAAACTACGGCTATCAGCACAAGAAGGATCAAGGCGAGCAGGATCTAGTCAGTCATAATGCTGAAGAAAGCTTCCAAGCAGCGTCTACTTCAGAAAATGTGCCTACGGCAAGATCTTCTTCAGACGACGGTGTAACAGCGAATCCAGTTGCTGCAGATTCACTTTCGCCCCTTCAACAACAAACAGACTCGACTACTGCATCCTCAAACGGACAAAGTCAGGGCAACATACCCGCTCCCACAGTAGCGTCAACAACGAGGACAAGATCTCCGGAACAACAGGAAACTATAaagtcttcttcttcgctTTTACAGGACCAAACCCCGCAACGTCAGGAAGACGCCACCGATCCGACAACATCGACGAATGAGTTGTCCGTCGCAGAGCCAACCACATCGCACACCATGCCTACCGACACTCCTATTATATCTCAGCCTACAATAGCCACTTCGACACACACAACGAAGACAATACAAGCTCAAGTTATTCCTACGAAGCACAAAAAGCCCAGTTTTTTCACTAAactgttcaaaaaaaaaagcagcCGTTAA
- the CCC1 gene encoding Ccc1p (Vacuolar Fe2+/Mn2+ transporter~similar to YLR220W): protein MSIVALKNAVVTLIQKAKGSGGTSDLGGSESTPLLRGSNSNSSRHDNLSSSNSDIIYGRNAAQDLENSPMSVGKDSRNDDSSSNNEEANLGFFQSVDPRVISDLIIGLSDGLTVPFALTAGLSSLGDAKLVITGGFAELISGAISMGLGGYLGAKSESDYYHAEVKKEKRKFYDNTNLINREIEDILLEINPNFSDETIVSFIKDLQRTPELMVDFIIRYGRGLDEPAENRELISAVTIGGGYLLGGLVPLVPYFFVSDVGTGLIYSIIVMVVTLFWFGYVKTKLSMGSGSSTSKKVTEGVEMVVVGGVAAGAAWFFVKLLG, encoded by the coding sequence ATGTCCATTGTTGCACTAAAGAACGCAGTGGTGACCCTCATACAGAAAGCCAAAGGTAGTGGTGGAACCTCGGATTTGGGGGGGTCTGAATCAACTCCCTTGCTGAGAGGTAGTAATAGTAATAGTTCAAGGCATGATAACTTATCCTCGTCTAACTCGGATATTATCTACGGTAGAAATGCAGCGCAGGATCTAGAAAACTCGCCGATGTCGGTAGGGAAAGATAGTAGGAACGACGATAGCAGTTCGAATAACGAAGAGGCAAACTTAGGTTTCTTCCAGTCAGTAGATCCTCGCGTTATCAGCGACTTAATTATCGGGCTGAGCGACGGTTTGACTGTCCCCTTTGCCCTAACGGCCGGCCTATCTTCACTTGGTGATGCAAAATTGGTCATTACTGGTGGTTTTGCCGAGTTGATATCAGGCGCGATTTCTATGGGCCTTGGTGGCTATCTAGGAGCGAAGAGTGAATCTGATTATTATCATGCTGAAGTAAAGAAggagaaaaggaaattttacGATAACACCAATCTAATTAACAGAGAAATTGAAGACATTTTGTTAGAGATCAATCCTAATTTCTCAGATGAAACAATCGTTTCGTTCATCAAGGATTTACAAAGAACGCCTGAACTAATGGTCGATTTCATTATCAGGTACGGTAGGGGTCTAGATGAGCCTGCCGAAAATAGAGAACTAATCAGTGCAGTTACCATCGGTGGCGGCTATCTACTTGGTGGGCTAGTACCACTAGtgccatatttttttgtttcagaCGTGGGCACAGGTCTCATTTACTCTATTATAGTCATGGTTGTAACATTATTCTGGTTCGGTTACGTAAAGACAAAATTATCCATGGGCAGTGGCAGTTCAACCTCCAAGAAAGTTACAGAAGGTGTTGAAATGGTCGTCGTCGGTGGTGTAGCAGCAGGTGCAGCTTGGTTCTTTGTTAAGTTACTAGGTTAA
- the RSA3 gene encoding Rsa3p (similar to YLR221C) yields MSAGDISAITTKSIKKNRRRKKRRTADVSSSDSSSSDSSSENEKEEIQNGPTKESVTGNGKIDHALSKGNDEDRHEDIEMEVSDVELTDEESKDLRLNSKEVIDDFTKISLSKIPEPMKSQKKDSFMNASKIAENIKLAREEYNELAENFTPKGKDKTKVREEYLNLLFENYGDDISHLRSAPDFTNKSLSVLADALQEGIGMFDIGELELVLKNKEMEN; encoded by the coding sequence ATGTCAGCAGGGGATATATCAGCCATAACTACCAAAtctatcaaaaaaaacagaaggaggaagaagagaagaacaGCCGAtgtttcatcatcagattcTTCGTCGTCAGATTCCTCAtcagaaaatgaaaaggagGAAATCCAAAATGGGCCCACCAAAGAGAGTGTTACTGGAAATGGTAAAATTGACCATGCTCTCTCAAAAGGTAATGACGAGGACAGGCATGAAGACATCGAAATGGAAGTTTCCGATGTCGAGCTAACAGACGAAGAGAGCAAGGATTTGAGgttaaattcaaaagaagtGATAGATGATTTCAccaaaatttctttgagCAAAATCCCAGAACCTATGAAatctcaaaaaaaggaCAGTTTCATGAATGCATCGAAAATTGCCGAAAACATCAAGCTTGCGAGGGAAGAATACAACGAATTGgcagaaaattttacaCCAAAAGGGAAAGACAAGACAAAAGTAAGGgaagaatatttaaatttaCTTTTCGAAAATTACGGTGATGATATCAGTCATCTTAGATCTGCCCCGGATTTTACGAATAAATCCTTATCCGTTTTGGCAGATGCTCTACAAGAAGGAATAGGAATGTTTGATATTGGTGAACTAGAATTGGTcctgaaaaataaagaaatggagaattaa